AATCGGACGCCCGCGCGCGCAGCGAGGGGGTCCGTAGGAGACCTTCCTGCTCCGAACCCGTCAGCTAACCCGGTAGGCGAGAAGGAAGGAAAGGACCAGCCACCACATGGCGTTCACGCGCGCCACCGGGAAGCACCGTCGTCCCAGCAGGATGAAGCGCACCACCGCCCACGTGGCGGGGGTCGCGGCCCTCACCACCACCGGCGTCATCGGCACCCTCGCTGCCCCGGCCCTCGCAGCGGAGCCCGCGGCCGAGCAGACCGGCCTCACCCCGGTCGTCACCATCGGCGACTCGGTCGCCGCCCAGATCGACGCCCAGGCCGAGGCCCAGCAGCAGGCGGCCATCGAGGCCGCCGAGCAGAAGGCCCGCCAGAAGGCCGAGGAGGCGGCGCTCAAGAAGGCCGCCGCCAAGGCCGAGAAGGAGCGCGAGGCCAAGGAGCGCGTCGCCCGCGCCGCCGCCGAGCGCAAGCGCCTCAACAGCTATGTCGCCCCGATATCCGGCTCGTACATCTCCACCGGCTACAAGGCCGGCGGCGGCGTCTGGTCCTCCGGCAGCCACACCGGCGTCGACTTCCACGCCGCCACCGGCACCTCCGTCCACGCGGTCGGCTCCGGCACGGTCGTCGAGGCCGGCTGGGGCGGGTCGTACGGCAACAACGTCGTGATCAAGATGAACGACGGCACGTACACCCAGTACGGGCACCTGTCGTCCATCGGTGTCTCGGTGGGCCAGACGGTCACCCCGGGCCAGCAGATCGGCCTCTCCGGCGCGACCGGCAACGTCACCGGGCCGCACCTGCACTTCGAGGCCCGCACGACCGCGGAGTACGGCTCGGACATCGACCCGGTCTCCTACCTGCGTTCGCATGGCGTGAACGTCTGACGACGGACCGCGAGATCTTCTGAAACCCCGGCTCACCGAGCCGGGGTTTTGCCGTTTCTGTCGCCCTGTTGTCCAAAAAATATCCATGGATTCCGGCCCGCCATCGGAAATTCCCGCTCTTTGCAATAGAGTCACTGAACACACGTCAATCATCGACGTTTCACGGGGATTAAGGCGGAGGTCGGTCATGCGTATTCCGGCGCACTCGGTATGCACCGCGATCAGGGACGACATCGTCGCCGGTGTCTACGAGCGCGGCAGCCGCCTCACCGAGGAACTCCTCGCCCGTCGCTACGGGGTCTCCCGTGTTCCCGTCCGGGAGGCGCTGCGCACCCTGGAGGCCGAGGGCTTCGTGGTGACGCGGCGCCACGCGGGCGCGTGCGTGGCCGAACCGACCGAGCAGGAGGCCGCCGACCTGCTGGAGATGCGGATGCTCCTGGAGCCCCTGGGCGCCTCCCGGGCCGCCCAGCGGCGCACCGAGGCGCACCTGAAGGTCCTGCGCGGTCTGGTGAGGCTGGGTCAGGAGCGGGCCAGGCGGGGCAACAGCGATGACCTGCGGTCCCTGGGCGGCTGGTTCCACGAGACGCTCGCCCAGGCCTCCGGCAGCCCCGCGCTGACCTCGATGCTGACCCAGCTGCGGCACAAGATCTCCTGGATGTACGCCGTGGACGCCCCGGTCAGCCCCGTCGAGTCCTGGGCGGAGCACGGCGCCATCGTCGACGCCGTGGCGCGCGGCGACGGGGAGCGCGCGCGGGCGGTCACCGCTCTGCACACCGAGCGCTCGACCGCCGCGCACCGGCTCCGATTCAACGGCGCGGGAGATCGGCCGGAGCGTGTGAGGAACTCGCAACATCCCGTAAACATGCCGAGCCTGCGGCATTAACACAAGAGCCGTATACAAAGAGGCAGTAATTCGCGGGGGACTATTTCCGCTGCCTGTGAACGGGAAATGCAAAGGGCTCGCCCGATAAATTCGGACGAGCCCTTCTGTGGTGCCGTGAATCAGTCGGCCCCGGTAAATCAGACGGTCTCGGGAAGCTCCTCGAGACCCTCGGAGACCAGCTTCGCCAGCCGGTCGAGGGCGGCGTCCGCGCCCTCGGCGTCGGAGGCGAGGACGATCTCCTCGCCGCCCTGGGCGCCGAGGCCCAGAACCGCCAGCATGGAGGCCGCGTTGACGGGGTTGCCGTCGGCCTTGGCGATCGTCACGGGGATACCGGAGGCCGTGGTGGCCCGGACGAAGATGGAAGCGGGGCGGGCGTGGAGACCCTCGGCCCAGCCGACGTTGACGCGGCGCTCAGCCATGTGATGCTGCCCTTCGGTGTTCAGGGTTGTCTAGACCAGTTTCCCACAACGTGAAGCTTCTCCGGAGCGGAGCTGCTCCCGTCCGGGGTGAGTCGCCGGACCGCGGCCTCGGTCCGGCTTCCGTCCTTGCGATCCTCTTGCGTTCTCCACAGACTGCCTCGCGCCGTTGTCGTACGCGAGCCGTAATCTGGGGCCCATGCAGACCTCGCCGGACCGGCACGAGTACCCCGCGCACTGGGAGGCCGACGTGGTGCT
Above is a window of Streptomyces sp. NBC_00490 DNA encoding:
- a CDS encoding M23 family metallopeptidase; protein product: MAFTRATGKHRRPSRMKRTTAHVAGVAALTTTGVIGTLAAPALAAEPAAEQTGLTPVVTIGDSVAAQIDAQAEAQQQAAIEAAEQKARQKAEEAALKKAAAKAEKEREAKERVARAAAERKRLNSYVAPISGSYISTGYKAGGGVWSSGSHTGVDFHAATGTSVHAVGSGTVVEAGWGGSYGNNVVIKMNDGTYTQYGHLSSIGVSVGQTVTPGQQIGLSGATGNVTGPHLHFEARTTAEYGSDIDPVSYLRSHGVNV
- a CDS encoding GntR family transcriptional regulator translates to MRIPAHSVCTAIRDDIVAGVYERGSRLTEELLARRYGVSRVPVREALRTLEAEGFVVTRRHAGACVAEPTEQEAADLLEMRMLLEPLGASRAAQRRTEAHLKVLRGLVRLGQERARRGNSDDLRSLGGWFHETLAQASGSPALTSMLTQLRHKISWMYAVDAPVSPVESWAEHGAIVDAVARGDGERARAVTALHTERSTAAHRLRFNGAGDRPERVRNSQHPVNMPSLRH
- a CDS encoding HPr family phosphocarrier protein translates to MAERRVNVGWAEGLHARPASIFVRATTASGIPVTIAKADGNPVNAASMLAVLGLGAQGGEEIVLASDAEGADAALDRLAKLVSEGLEELPETV